In Phalacrocorax aristotelis unplaced genomic scaffold, bGulAri2.1 scaffold_191, whole genome shotgun sequence, a genomic segment contains:
- the LOC142051186 gene encoding U3 small nucleolar RNA-interacting protein 2-like isoform X5 produces the protein MAAAGSCRAKAPRGVAGWRRPRAAVLGAERRSRAAAVRPVDEEVSSDSEPESPSLGRRRRREAAVEEEVEETPQEKKLRLAKLYLEELRQHEEERAAAEEEEETHPADLIGDRLKEDVLEQKGRLQRLVAKDVQPPDPASIRVLRGHQLPVTCLVISPDDRFIFSASKDGSLIKWEVESGKRLCVVPGGKKGTEERHMGHASHVLCMAISSDGKYLATGDRNKLIMVWDTATCKRLHIFTGHRDAVSGLSFRKGTHQLYSASHDRCVKVWNVAENADMETLFGHQDVITGLDSLSRECCVTAGGRDGTVRLWKIPEESQLVFYGHQGSIDCIQLINEEHMVSGADDGSVALWGLAKKKPLALARQAHGMQDAQGVQQPYWISAVAALRNSDLLATGSHSANVKLWKCSEGFRKLEPLWAIPLPRVLGSR, from the exons atggcggcggcgggcagctgTAGGGCCAAAGCCCCACGCGGGGTGGCGGGAtggcggcggccgcgggcggcg GTCCTGGGCGCCGAGAGGAGGTCGCGGGCGGCGGCCGTCCGGCCCGTCGACGAGGAGGTGTCCAGCGACTCCGAGCCGGAGAG CCCGTCGTtgggacggcggcggcggcgggaggcggcggtagaggaggaggtggaggagacGCCGCAGGAGAAGAAGCTGCGCCTGGCCAAGCTGTACCTGGAGGAGCTCCGCCAGCACG AGGAGGAGCGGGCGgcggcagaggaggaggaggagacgcATCCGGCGGATCTCATCGGCGACCGGCTGAAGGAGGACGTG ctggagcagaagggtCGGCTGCAGCGCCTGGTCGCCAAAGAC GTGCAGCCTCCAGATCCAGCCAGCATTCGAGTGCTGCGGGGGCACCAGCTGCCCGTCACCTGCCTGGTCATCTCTCCAGATGACAGGTTCATCTTTTCGGCTTCCAAGGACGGCTCCCTCATCAAAT GGGAGGTGGAGAGCGGGAAGAGGCTGTGCGTGGTGCCTGGGGGGAAGAAGGGCACCGAGGAGCGGCACATGGGGCATGCATCCCACGTCCTCTGCATGGCCATCTCATCGGATGGCAAGTACCTG GCTACGGGAGACAGGAACAAGCTGATCATGGTCTGGGACACCGCCACCTGCAAGCGCCTGCACATCTTCACTGGGCACCGCGATGCCGTCTCG GGCCTGTCCTTCCGGAAGGGCACGCACCAGCTGTACAGTGCCTCCCATGACCGCTGCGTCAAGGTCTGGAACGTGGCGGAGAACGCAGACATGGAGACCCT GTTCGGGCACCAGGATGTCATCACGGGGCTGGACAGCCTGAGCCGTGAGTGCTGTGTGACGGCGGGGGGACGGGACGGCACCGTGCGTCTCTGGAAGATCCCCGAGGAGTCACAGCTCGTGTTTTATGGGCACCA GGGCTCCATTGATTGTATCCAGCTCATCAACGAGGAGCACATGGTGTCGGGTGCCGATGACGG GTCTGTAGCCCTGTGGGGGCTGGCGAAGAAGAAGCCGCTGGCGCTGGCCCGGCAGGCGCACGGCATGCAGGACGCCCAGGGTGTGCAGCAGCCGTACTGGATCTCAGCGGTGGCTGCCCTGCGCAACAGTGACCTCCTGGCTACAG GCTCCCACAGTGCTAATGTGAAGCTCTGGAAGTGCAGTGAGGGATTTCGGAAGCTGGAGCCCCTCTGGGCTATCCCGTTG CCTCGAGTTCTCGGCAGCCGGTGA
- the LOC142051186 gene encoding U3 small nucleolar RNA-interacting protein 2-like isoform X3, which produces MAAAGSCRAKAPRGVAGWRRPRAAVLGAERRSRAAAVRPVDEEVSSDSEPESPSLGRRRRREAAVEEEVEETPQEKKLRLAKLYLEELRQHEEERAAAEEEEETHPADLIGDRLKEDVLEQKGRLQRLVAKDVQPPDPASIRVLRGHQLPVTCLVISPDDRFIFSASKDGSLIKWEVESGKRLCVVPGGKKGTEERHMGHASHVLCMAISSDGKYLATGDRNKLIMVWDTATCKRLHIFTGHRDAVSGLSFRKGTHQLYSASHDRCVKVWNVAENADMETLFGHQDVITGLDSLSRECCVTAGGRDGTVRLWKIPEESQLVFYGHQGSIDCIQLINEEHMVSGADDGSVALWGLAKKKPLALARQAHGMQDAQGVQQPYWISAVAALRNSDLLATGSHSANVKLWKCSEGFRKLEPLWAIPLVGFVNSLEFSAAGDFLVAGLGQEHRLGRWWRIKEAKNSICIIPLKRRATAPSSHVPDSS; this is translated from the exons atggcggcggcgggcagctgTAGGGCCAAAGCCCCACGCGGGGTGGCGGGAtggcggcggccgcgggcggcg GTCCTGGGCGCCGAGAGGAGGTCGCGGGCGGCGGCCGTCCGGCCCGTCGACGAGGAGGTGTCCAGCGACTCCGAGCCGGAGAG CCCGTCGTtgggacggcggcggcggcgggaggcggcggtagaggaggaggtggaggagacGCCGCAGGAGAAGAAGCTGCGCCTGGCCAAGCTGTACCTGGAGGAGCTCCGCCAGCACG AGGAGGAGCGGGCGgcggcagaggaggaggaggagacgcATCCGGCGGATCTCATCGGCGACCGGCTGAAGGAGGACGTG ctggagcagaagggtCGGCTGCAGCGCCTGGTCGCCAAAGAC GTGCAGCCTCCAGATCCAGCCAGCATTCGAGTGCTGCGGGGGCACCAGCTGCCCGTCACCTGCCTGGTCATCTCTCCAGATGACAGGTTCATCTTTTCGGCTTCCAAGGACGGCTCCCTCATCAAAT GGGAGGTGGAGAGCGGGAAGAGGCTGTGCGTGGTGCCTGGGGGGAAGAAGGGCACCGAGGAGCGGCACATGGGGCATGCATCCCACGTCCTCTGCATGGCCATCTCATCGGATGGCAAGTACCTG GCTACGGGAGACAGGAACAAGCTGATCATGGTCTGGGACACCGCCACCTGCAAGCGCCTGCACATCTTCACTGGGCACCGCGATGCCGTCTCG GGCCTGTCCTTCCGGAAGGGCACGCACCAGCTGTACAGTGCCTCCCATGACCGCTGCGTCAAGGTCTGGAACGTGGCGGAGAACGCAGACATGGAGACCCT GTTCGGGCACCAGGATGTCATCACGGGGCTGGACAGCCTGAGCCGTGAGTGCTGTGTGACGGCGGGGGGACGGGACGGCACCGTGCGTCTCTGGAAGATCCCCGAGGAGTCACAGCTCGTGTTTTATGGGCACCA GGGCTCCATTGATTGTATCCAGCTCATCAACGAGGAGCACATGGTGTCGGGTGCCGATGACGG GTCTGTAGCCCTGTGGGGGCTGGCGAAGAAGAAGCCGCTGGCGCTGGCCCGGCAGGCGCACGGCATGCAGGACGCCCAGGGTGTGCAGCAGCCGTACTGGATCTCAGCGGTGGCTGCCCTGCGCAACAGTGACCTCCTGGCTACAG GCTCCCACAGTGCTAATGTGAAGCTCTGGAAGTGCAGTGAGGGATTTCGGAAGCTGGAGCCCCTCTGGGCTATCCCGTTG gtgggttttgtcAACAGCCTCGAGTTCTCGGCAGCCGGTGACTTCCTGGTGGCCGGCCTCGGGCAGGAGCACCG GCTTGGCCGGTGGTGGAGAATCAAAGAAGCCAAAAACAGCATCTGCATCATCCCCCTGAAGCGGAGGGCTACAGCCCCCAGCTCCCATGTCCCTGACAGCTCCTAG
- the LOC142051199 gene encoding maestro heat-like repeat-containing protein family member 6, giving the protein MGVVVDAKKKKMKEVVWGSLLPLLFHLHDEDKNVAKASQETLSSAGQFLKWRQLAQLGETVQAWRISECLLARNRSRAKEYLRQSQSYLRSPQEPLRREAVRFIGLIGRQVDGHEELQYIREVLQDAGRDTSLLVSSLATQALLILSLRKAESRFNLQRLSFRLLRAWTRWHSAPSKDSAQAETKQQPQP; this is encoded by the exons ATGGGGGTTGTGGTGGATGCCAAAAAGAAGAAGATGAAGGAGGTGGTGTggggcagcctgctgccactgctcttTCACCTGCACGACGAGGACAAGAATGTGGCCAAG GCCTCCCAGGAAAccctcagcagtgctggacAGTTCCTGAAGTGGCGGCAGCTGGCCCAGCTGGGCGAGACCGTGCAGGCATGGAGGATCAGCGAGTGCCTG ctggCCAGGAACAGGAGCAGGGCCAAGGAATACCTGCGCCAGAGCCAGTCCTACCTGCGGAGCCCGCAGGAGCCCCTGCGGCGGGAAGCTGTCAGGTTCATTG GGCTCATCGGACGGCAGGTGGATGGGCACGAGGAGTTGCAGTACATCAGAGAGG TCCTTCAAGATGCAGGGAGAGACACGAGTCTCCTGGTCTCCTCCCTGGCAACACAGGCGCTCCTCATCCTCAGCTTGAGGAAGGCTGAGTCGAGGTTTAACCTGCAACGGCTGAGCTTCCGGCTGCTGAGGGCATGGACGAGGTGGCACTCGGCCCCCAGCAAGGACTCTGCTCAGGCGGAGAcaaagcagcagccccagccctag
- the LOC142051186 gene encoding U3 small nucleolar RNA-interacting protein 2-like isoform X6 has translation MAAAGSCRAKAPRGVAGWRRPRAAVLGAERRSRAAAVRPVDEEVSSDSEPESPSLGRRRRREAAVEEEVEETPQEKKLRLAKLYLEELRQHEEERAAAEEEEETHPADLIGDRLKEDVLEQKGRLQRLVAKDATGDRNKLIMVWDTATCKRLHIFTGHRDAVSGLSFRKGTHQLYSASHDRCVKVWNVAENADMETLFGHQDVITGLDSLSRECCVTAGGRDGTVRLWKIPEESQLVFYGHQGSIDCIQLINEEHMVSGADDGSVALWGLAKKKPLALARQAHGMQDAQGVQQPYWISAVAALRNSDLLATGSHSANVKLWKCSEGFRKLEPLWAIPLVGFVNSLEFSAAGDFLVAGLGQEHRYRPPSPALAGGTASTASRARWRVTPISLICRLGRWWRIKEAKNSICIIPLKRRATAPSSHVPDSS, from the exons atggcggcggcgggcagctgTAGGGCCAAAGCCCCACGCGGGGTGGCGGGAtggcggcggccgcgggcggcg GTCCTGGGCGCCGAGAGGAGGTCGCGGGCGGCGGCCGTCCGGCCCGTCGACGAGGAGGTGTCCAGCGACTCCGAGCCGGAGAG CCCGTCGTtgggacggcggcggcggcgggaggcggcggtagaggaggaggtggaggagacGCCGCAGGAGAAGAAGCTGCGCCTGGCCAAGCTGTACCTGGAGGAGCTCCGCCAGCACG AGGAGGAGCGGGCGgcggcagaggaggaggaggagacgcATCCGGCGGATCTCATCGGCGACCGGCTGAAGGAGGACGTG ctggagcagaagggtCGGCTGCAGCGCCTGGTCGCCAAAGAC GCTACGGGAGACAGGAACAAGCTGATCATGGTCTGGGACACCGCCACCTGCAAGCGCCTGCACATCTTCACTGGGCACCGCGATGCCGTCTCG GGCCTGTCCTTCCGGAAGGGCACGCACCAGCTGTACAGTGCCTCCCATGACCGCTGCGTCAAGGTCTGGAACGTGGCGGAGAACGCAGACATGGAGACCCT GTTCGGGCACCAGGATGTCATCACGGGGCTGGACAGCCTGAGCCGTGAGTGCTGTGTGACGGCGGGGGGACGGGACGGCACCGTGCGTCTCTGGAAGATCCCCGAGGAGTCACAGCTCGTGTTTTATGGGCACCA GGGCTCCATTGATTGTATCCAGCTCATCAACGAGGAGCACATGGTGTCGGGTGCCGATGACGG GTCTGTAGCCCTGTGGGGGCTGGCGAAGAAGAAGCCGCTGGCGCTGGCCCGGCAGGCGCACGGCATGCAGGACGCCCAGGGTGTGCAGCAGCCGTACTGGATCTCAGCGGTGGCTGCCCTGCGCAACAGTGACCTCCTGGCTACAG GCTCCCACAGTGCTAATGTGAAGCTCTGGAAGTGCAGTGAGGGATTTCGGAAGCTGGAGCCCCTCTGGGCTATCCCGTTG gtgggttttgtcAACAGCCTCGAGTTCTCGGCAGCCGGTGACTTCCTGGTGGCCGGCCTCGGGCAGGAGCACCGGTACcgtcccccttccccagcgcTGGCTGGGGGCACAGCCTCCACTGCCTCGAGGGCTCGGTGGAGGGTGACCCCCATCTCTCTCATCTGCAGGCTTGGCCGGTGGTGGAGAATCAAAGAAGCCAAAAACAGCATCTGCATCATCCCCCTGAAGCGGAGGGCTACAGCCCCCAGCTCCCATGTCCCTGACAGCTCCTAG
- the LOC142051186 gene encoding U3 small nucleolar RNA-interacting protein 2-like isoform X2, with product MAAAGSCRAKAPRGVAGWRRPRAAVLGAERRSRAAAVRPVDEEVSSDSEPESPSLGRRRRREAAVEEEVEETPQEKKLRLAKLYLEELRQHEEERAAAEEEEETHPADLIGDRLKEDVLEQKGRLQRLVAKDPPDPASIRVLRGHQLPVTCLVISPDDRFIFSASKDGSLIKWEVESGKRLCVVPGGKKGTEERHMGHASHVLCMAISSDGKYLATGDRNKLIMVWDTATCKRLHIFTGHRDAVSGLSFRKGTHQLYSASHDRCVKVWNVAENADMETLFGHQDVITGLDSLSRECCVTAGGRDGTVRLWKIPEESQLVFYGHQGSIDCIQLINEEHMVSGADDGSVALWGLAKKKPLALARQAHGMQDAQGVQQPYWISAVAALRNSDLLATGSHSANVKLWKCSEGFRKLEPLWAIPLVGFVNSLEFSAAGDFLVAGLGQEHRYRPPSPALAGGTASTASRARWRVTPISLICRLGRWWRIKEAKNSICIIPLKRRATAPSSHVPDSS from the exons atggcggcggcgggcagctgTAGGGCCAAAGCCCCACGCGGGGTGGCGGGAtggcggcggccgcgggcggcg GTCCTGGGCGCCGAGAGGAGGTCGCGGGCGGCGGCCGTCCGGCCCGTCGACGAGGAGGTGTCCAGCGACTCCGAGCCGGAGAG CCCGTCGTtgggacggcggcggcggcgggaggcggcggtagaggaggaggtggaggagacGCCGCAGGAGAAGAAGCTGCGCCTGGCCAAGCTGTACCTGGAGGAGCTCCGCCAGCACG AGGAGGAGCGGGCGgcggcagaggaggaggaggagacgcATCCGGCGGATCTCATCGGCGACCGGCTGAAGGAGGACGTG ctggagcagaagggtCGGCTGCAGCGCCTGGTCGCCAAAGAC CCTCCAGATCCAGCCAGCATTCGAGTGCTGCGGGGGCACCAGCTGCCCGTCACCTGCCTGGTCATCTCTCCAGATGACAGGTTCATCTTTTCGGCTTCCAAGGACGGCTCCCTCATCAAAT GGGAGGTGGAGAGCGGGAAGAGGCTGTGCGTGGTGCCTGGGGGGAAGAAGGGCACCGAGGAGCGGCACATGGGGCATGCATCCCACGTCCTCTGCATGGCCATCTCATCGGATGGCAAGTACCTG GCTACGGGAGACAGGAACAAGCTGATCATGGTCTGGGACACCGCCACCTGCAAGCGCCTGCACATCTTCACTGGGCACCGCGATGCCGTCTCG GGCCTGTCCTTCCGGAAGGGCACGCACCAGCTGTACAGTGCCTCCCATGACCGCTGCGTCAAGGTCTGGAACGTGGCGGAGAACGCAGACATGGAGACCCT GTTCGGGCACCAGGATGTCATCACGGGGCTGGACAGCCTGAGCCGTGAGTGCTGTGTGACGGCGGGGGGACGGGACGGCACCGTGCGTCTCTGGAAGATCCCCGAGGAGTCACAGCTCGTGTTTTATGGGCACCA GGGCTCCATTGATTGTATCCAGCTCATCAACGAGGAGCACATGGTGTCGGGTGCCGATGACGG GTCTGTAGCCCTGTGGGGGCTGGCGAAGAAGAAGCCGCTGGCGCTGGCCCGGCAGGCGCACGGCATGCAGGACGCCCAGGGTGTGCAGCAGCCGTACTGGATCTCAGCGGTGGCTGCCCTGCGCAACAGTGACCTCCTGGCTACAG GCTCCCACAGTGCTAATGTGAAGCTCTGGAAGTGCAGTGAGGGATTTCGGAAGCTGGAGCCCCTCTGGGCTATCCCGTTG gtgggttttgtcAACAGCCTCGAGTTCTCGGCAGCCGGTGACTTCCTGGTGGCCGGCCTCGGGCAGGAGCACCGGTACcgtcccccttccccagcgcTGGCTGGGGGCACAGCCTCCACTGCCTCGAGGGCTCGGTGGAGGGTGACCCCCATCTCTCTCATCTGCAGGCTTGGCCGGTGGTGGAGAATCAAAGAAGCCAAAAACAGCATCTGCATCATCCCCCTGAAGCGGAGGGCTACAGCCCCCAGCTCCCATGTCCCTGACAGCTCCTAG
- the LOC142051186 gene encoding U3 small nucleolar RNA-interacting protein 2-like isoform X4, whose translation MAAAAGGGPGRREEVAGGGRPARRRGGVQRLRAGEPVVGTAAAAGGGGRGGGGGDAAGEEAAPGQAVPGGAPPARGGAGGGRGGGGDASGGSHRRPAEGGRAGAEGSAAAPGRQRREVESGKRLCVVPGGKKGTEERHMGHASHVLCMAISSDGKYLATGDRNKLIMVWDTATCKRLHIFTGHRDAVSGLSFRKGTHQLYSASHDRCVKVWNVAENADMETLFGHQDVITGLDSLSRECCVTAGGRDGTVRLWKIPEESQLVFYGHQGSIDCIQLINEEHMVSGADDGSVALWGLAKKKPLALARQAHGMQDAQGVQQPYWISAVAALRNSDLLATGSHSANVKLWKCSEGFRKLEPLWAIPLVGFVNSLEFSAAGDFLVAGLGQEHRYRPPSPALAGGTASTASRARWRVTPISLICRLGRWWRIKEAKNSICIIPLKRRATAPSSHVPDSS comes from the exons Atggcggcggccgcgggcggcg GTCCTGGGCGCCGAGAGGAGGTCGCGGGCGGCGGCCGTCCGGCCCGTCGACGAGGAGGTGTCCAGCGACTCCGAGCCGGAGAG CCCGTCGTtgggacggcggcggcggcgggaggcggcggtagaggaggaggtggaggagacGCCGCAGGAGAAGAAGCTGCGCCTGGCCAAGCTGTACCTGGAGGAGCTCCGCCAGCACG AGGAGGAGCGGGCGgcggcagaggaggaggaggagacgcATCCGGCGGATCTCATCGGCGACCGGCTGAAGGAGGACGTG ctggagcagaagggtCGGCTGCAGCGCCTGGTCGCCAAAGAC GGGAGGTGGAGAGCGGGAAGAGGCTGTGCGTGGTGCCTGGGGGGAAGAAGGGCACCGAGGAGCGGCACATGGGGCATGCATCCCACGTCCTCTGCATGGCCATCTCATCGGATGGCAAGTACCTG GCTACGGGAGACAGGAACAAGCTGATCATGGTCTGGGACACCGCCACCTGCAAGCGCCTGCACATCTTCACTGGGCACCGCGATGCCGTCTCG GGCCTGTCCTTCCGGAAGGGCACGCACCAGCTGTACAGTGCCTCCCATGACCGCTGCGTCAAGGTCTGGAACGTGGCGGAGAACGCAGACATGGAGACCCT GTTCGGGCACCAGGATGTCATCACGGGGCTGGACAGCCTGAGCCGTGAGTGCTGTGTGACGGCGGGGGGACGGGACGGCACCGTGCGTCTCTGGAAGATCCCCGAGGAGTCACAGCTCGTGTTTTATGGGCACCA GGGCTCCATTGATTGTATCCAGCTCATCAACGAGGAGCACATGGTGTCGGGTGCCGATGACGG GTCTGTAGCCCTGTGGGGGCTGGCGAAGAAGAAGCCGCTGGCGCTGGCCCGGCAGGCGCACGGCATGCAGGACGCCCAGGGTGTGCAGCAGCCGTACTGGATCTCAGCGGTGGCTGCCCTGCGCAACAGTGACCTCCTGGCTACAG GCTCCCACAGTGCTAATGTGAAGCTCTGGAAGTGCAGTGAGGGATTTCGGAAGCTGGAGCCCCTCTGGGCTATCCCGTTG gtgggttttgtcAACAGCCTCGAGTTCTCGGCAGCCGGTGACTTCCTGGTGGCCGGCCTCGGGCAGGAGCACCGGTACcgtcccccttccccagcgcTGGCTGGGGGCACAGCCTCCACTGCCTCGAGGGCTCGGTGGAGGGTGACCCCCATCTCTCTCATCTGCAGGCTTGGCCGGTGGTGGAGAATCAAAGAAGCCAAAAACAGCATCTGCATCATCCCCCTGAAGCGGAGGGCTACAGCCCCCAGCTCCCATGTCCCTGACAGCTCCTAG
- the LOC142051186 gene encoding U3 small nucleolar RNA-interacting protein 2-like isoform X1 produces the protein MAAAGSCRAKAPRGVAGWRRPRAAVLGAERRSRAAAVRPVDEEVSSDSEPESPSLGRRRRREAAVEEEVEETPQEKKLRLAKLYLEELRQHEEERAAAEEEEETHPADLIGDRLKEDVLEQKGRLQRLVAKDVQPPDPASIRVLRGHQLPVTCLVISPDDRFIFSASKDGSLIKWEVESGKRLCVVPGGKKGTEERHMGHASHVLCMAISSDGKYLATGDRNKLIMVWDTATCKRLHIFTGHRDAVSGLSFRKGTHQLYSASHDRCVKVWNVAENADMETLFGHQDVITGLDSLSRECCVTAGGRDGTVRLWKIPEESQLVFYGHQGSIDCIQLINEEHMVSGADDGSVALWGLAKKKPLALARQAHGMQDAQGVQQPYWISAVAALRNSDLLATGSHSANVKLWKCSEGFRKLEPLWAIPLVGFVNSLEFSAAGDFLVAGLGQEHRYRPPSPALAGGTASTASRARWRVTPISLICRLGRWWRIKEAKNSICIIPLKRRATAPSSHVPDSS, from the exons atggcggcggcgggcagctgTAGGGCCAAAGCCCCACGCGGGGTGGCGGGAtggcggcggccgcgggcggcg GTCCTGGGCGCCGAGAGGAGGTCGCGGGCGGCGGCCGTCCGGCCCGTCGACGAGGAGGTGTCCAGCGACTCCGAGCCGGAGAG CCCGTCGTtgggacggcggcggcggcgggaggcggcggtagaggaggaggtggaggagacGCCGCAGGAGAAGAAGCTGCGCCTGGCCAAGCTGTACCTGGAGGAGCTCCGCCAGCACG AGGAGGAGCGGGCGgcggcagaggaggaggaggagacgcATCCGGCGGATCTCATCGGCGACCGGCTGAAGGAGGACGTG ctggagcagaagggtCGGCTGCAGCGCCTGGTCGCCAAAGAC GTGCAGCCTCCAGATCCAGCCAGCATTCGAGTGCTGCGGGGGCACCAGCTGCCCGTCACCTGCCTGGTCATCTCTCCAGATGACAGGTTCATCTTTTCGGCTTCCAAGGACGGCTCCCTCATCAAAT GGGAGGTGGAGAGCGGGAAGAGGCTGTGCGTGGTGCCTGGGGGGAAGAAGGGCACCGAGGAGCGGCACATGGGGCATGCATCCCACGTCCTCTGCATGGCCATCTCATCGGATGGCAAGTACCTG GCTACGGGAGACAGGAACAAGCTGATCATGGTCTGGGACACCGCCACCTGCAAGCGCCTGCACATCTTCACTGGGCACCGCGATGCCGTCTCG GGCCTGTCCTTCCGGAAGGGCACGCACCAGCTGTACAGTGCCTCCCATGACCGCTGCGTCAAGGTCTGGAACGTGGCGGAGAACGCAGACATGGAGACCCT GTTCGGGCACCAGGATGTCATCACGGGGCTGGACAGCCTGAGCCGTGAGTGCTGTGTGACGGCGGGGGGACGGGACGGCACCGTGCGTCTCTGGAAGATCCCCGAGGAGTCACAGCTCGTGTTTTATGGGCACCA GGGCTCCATTGATTGTATCCAGCTCATCAACGAGGAGCACATGGTGTCGGGTGCCGATGACGG GTCTGTAGCCCTGTGGGGGCTGGCGAAGAAGAAGCCGCTGGCGCTGGCCCGGCAGGCGCACGGCATGCAGGACGCCCAGGGTGTGCAGCAGCCGTACTGGATCTCAGCGGTGGCTGCCCTGCGCAACAGTGACCTCCTGGCTACAG GCTCCCACAGTGCTAATGTGAAGCTCTGGAAGTGCAGTGAGGGATTTCGGAAGCTGGAGCCCCTCTGGGCTATCCCGTTG gtgggttttgtcAACAGCCTCGAGTTCTCGGCAGCCGGTGACTTCCTGGTGGCCGGCCTCGGGCAGGAGCACCGGTACcgtcccccttccccagcgcTGGCTGGGGGCACAGCCTCCACTGCCTCGAGGGCTCGGTGGAGGGTGACCCCCATCTCTCTCATCTGCAGGCTTGGCCGGTGGTGGAGAATCAAAGAAGCCAAAAACAGCATCTGCATCATCCCCCTGAAGCGGAGGGCTACAGCCCCCAGCTCCCATGTCCCTGACAGCTCCTAG